Proteins encoded in a region of the Acidimicrobiia bacterium genome:
- a CDS encoding thioredoxin domain-containing protein, with protein MNRLANETSPYLRQHADNPVEWFPWGEEAFAEARDRDRPILLSVGYSACHWCHVMAHESFEDADVAAEMNRLFVNVKVDREERPDVDAIYMQAVQAMTGHGGWPMTVFLAPDGRPFYGGTYYPKDDRQGMPGFVRVMHAIDEAWTSRRDELLDAAGRLREAIERTTALGGGGGADPSPEILDDAWTNIRQQFDPRFGGFGRAPKFPQAMTLDFLARRSVREPSAELRETITGSLDGMAAGGMYDHVGGGFHRYSVDDYWLVPHFEKMLYDQALLAGAYLRGFLVTGEPRYRRVVEETVAYVLRDLATADGRAFCSAEDADSEGIEGKFYLWSLAEIEEICGDDAAEVIRYCGVTASGNFTDPHTAYSGNILHAVDRTEDRPAAVERAFRRLFEVRSQRARPGLDDKVLLAWNALFLRTLAEVAAALERDDWMDTARANARFLLSELRRDDGRLLRSWQGGRANLLAYAEDYAALLEALITLAEVDDVAWLGEARAIADDLLRLFHDAERGGFFTTGSDAEELIVRPKDMQDNATPSENSLACNGLLRLAALIGESRYEELAGAWLRGLAPLLGEHPTAFAYLLGALERFVTPPIEVAVIGAPGDHADALWHEVTSRVLPSAVVLRAEAGKGAEHSPLLADRPLVDGSPTAYVCQHYACQQPVTDPAELRAQLDAAVKSTSV; from the coding sequence GTGAACCGGCTCGCGAACGAGACCAGCCCGTACCTGCGCCAGCACGCTGACAACCCGGTCGAGTGGTTCCCGTGGGGTGAGGAAGCGTTCGCCGAGGCTCGCGACCGCGATCGCCCGATCCTGCTGTCGGTGGGCTACTCAGCGTGCCATTGGTGCCACGTCATGGCCCACGAGTCGTTCGAAGACGCCGACGTGGCCGCGGAGATGAACCGGCTCTTCGTCAACGTGAAGGTCGACCGCGAGGAGCGCCCCGACGTCGACGCCATCTACATGCAAGCGGTGCAGGCGATGACGGGGCACGGGGGTTGGCCGATGACGGTCTTCCTCGCCCCTGACGGTCGTCCGTTCTACGGCGGCACGTATTACCCGAAGGACGACCGCCAGGGCATGCCGGGCTTCGTGCGGGTGATGCACGCGATCGACGAGGCGTGGACCTCGCGGCGCGACGAGCTGCTCGACGCTGCAGGCCGACTCCGCGAGGCCATCGAGCGCACGACCGCGCTCGGCGGTGGCGGCGGTGCCGATCCGAGTCCGGAGATCCTGGACGACGCTTGGACCAACATCCGACAGCAGTTCGACCCGCGATTCGGTGGGTTCGGGCGGGCCCCGAAGTTCCCCCAAGCGATGACGCTCGACTTCCTCGCCCGGCGGTCCGTGCGCGAGCCGTCCGCCGAGCTACGCGAGACGATCACGGGCTCACTCGACGGGATGGCCGCCGGTGGCATGTACGACCACGTCGGCGGCGGCTTCCACCGGTACTCGGTCGACGACTACTGGCTCGTGCCGCACTTCGAGAAGATGCTGTATGACCAAGCGCTCCTCGCCGGCGCGTATCTGCGCGGCTTCCTCGTCACAGGCGAGCCTCGTTACCGCCGGGTCGTCGAGGAGACCGTCGCGTACGTACTTCGGGACCTCGCCACCGCCGACGGCCGCGCCTTCTGCTCTGCCGAGGACGCTGACTCCGAAGGCATCGAGGGCAAGTTCTACTTGTGGTCGCTGGCAGAGATCGAAGAGATCTGCGGTGACGACGCGGCCGAGGTGATCCGATACTGCGGCGTCACCGCCAGCGGCAACTTCACCGACCCGCACACGGCGTACAGCGGCAACATCCTGCACGCCGTCGATCGCACCGAGGACCGCCCTGCTGCGGTGGAGCGTGCGTTCCGGCGCCTGTTCGAGGTGCGCTCCCAGCGGGCCCGGCCCGGCCTGGATGACAAGGTGCTGCTCGCGTGGAACGCATTGTTCCTGCGCACGTTGGCCGAGGTGGCGGCCGCGCTCGAGCGCGACGATTGGATGGACACCGCACGCGCAAACGCCCGCTTCCTGTTGAGCGAGCTTCGGCGTGACGACGGCCGATTGCTGCGCTCGTGGCAAGGCGGCCGCGCCAACCTGCTGGCGTACGCGGAGGACTACGCGGCGTTGCTCGAGGCGCTGATCACGTTGGCCGAGGTCGATGACGTGGCCTGGCTCGGGGAGGCGCGCGCCATCGCCGACGACTTGCTCCGGCTGTTTCACGACGCTGAACGCGGCGGCTTCTTCACGACGGGAAGCGACGCCGAAGAGTTGATCGTGCGGCCCAAGGACATGCAGGACAACGCGACACCGTCGGAGAACTCACTCGCATGCAACGGCCTGCTCCGACTCGCGGCGCTCATCGGCGAGTCGCGCTACGAAGAGCTCGCGGGAGCCTGGCTGCGCGGATTGGCCCCGCTCCTCGGCGAGCACCCGACAGCATTCGCGTACCTGCTGGGCGCGCTCGAACGCTTCGTCACGCCACCGATCGAGGTCGCCGTCATCGGTGCACCCGGCGATCACGCCGACGCGCTGTGGCACGAGGTCACGAGTCGCGTGCTGCCCTCAGCAGTCGTCCTACGAGCGGAAGCCGGGAAGGGCGCCGAACACTCACCCTTGTTGGCAGATCGCCCCCTCGTAGACGGCAGCCCCACGGCCTACGTCTGCCAGCACTACGCGTGCCAACAACCCGTCACCGACCCAGCGGAGCTACGCGCACAACTCGACGCCGCGGTAAAGAGCACGTCGGTCTGA
- a CDS encoding PPK2 family polyphosphate kinase gives MVKPGGADALLASMRVKPGDAPELDAHDPAAKLGLENKDQAQGLVRDLLVELNELHDRLWAEAERSVLLVLQGIDASGKDGTIRKVLSGLNPQGCQVAGFKAPSDNELAQDYLRRVHHLCPARGQLGVFNRSHYEDVVAARLIGAVSHEQCRLRYGHICEFERMLVEEGTTVVKVYLHISKEQQRIRFQERIDNPNKAWKFKAGDLDVRERWDEYRTTYEEVITRTSTDHAPWHVVPADRKWVRDFAVATLLVATFRRLDPRFPPPDPTFEGLVVT, from the coding sequence ATGGTCAAGCCCGGTGGCGCGGACGCCCTCCTCGCTTCGATGCGCGTGAAGCCTGGTGACGCGCCCGAGCTCGACGCGCATGACCCGGCCGCGAAGCTGGGTCTCGAGAACAAGGACCAGGCCCAAGGTCTGGTGCGCGACCTGCTCGTCGAGCTGAACGAGCTACACGACCGGCTGTGGGCCGAAGCCGAGCGCAGCGTGCTGCTCGTGCTCCAGGGCATCGACGCCTCGGGCAAGGACGGCACCATCCGCAAAGTGCTGTCGGGCCTCAATCCGCAGGGCTGCCAAGTGGCGGGCTTCAAGGCGCCGAGCGACAACGAGCTCGCGCAGGATTACCTCCGGCGGGTCCACCACTTGTGTCCGGCGCGTGGGCAGCTCGGCGTGTTCAACCGGTCCCACTACGAAGATGTCGTCGCGGCGCGCCTCATCGGTGCGGTCAGCCACGAGCAGTGTCGGCTTCGGTACGGCCACATCTGCGAGTTCGAGCGCATGCTCGTCGAAGAGGGCACGACGGTGGTCAAGGTGTACCTCCACATCTCGAAGGAGCAGCAGCGAATCCGCTTCCAGGAGCGCATCGACAACCCCAACAAGGCGTGGAAGTTCAAGGCCGGCGATCTCGACGTGCGCGAGCGGTGGGACGAGTACCGCACCACGTACGAAGAGGTCATCACCCGGACATCGACCGACCACGCGCCGTGGCACGTGGTGCCGGCCGACCGGAAATGGGTGCGCGACTTCGCGGTCGCGACCCTCCTCGTGGCGACGTTCCGCCGGCTCGACCCCCGCTTCCCCCCGCCGGACCCCACCTTCGAGGGTCTGGTCGTCACGTAA
- a CDS encoding endonuclease/exonuclease/phosphatase family protein, translated as MTAGWEPPPRIETRLRVMTWNLWWRFGPWEARQPAILETLRQVDPDIVCLQEVWETRDGESQAATLADALGLHHVYAAGLGLDLAPESVGNAILSRWPIEETESRPLPAPADLNELRVVLRADVDGPRGPIEVFCTHLNWRLDQSHVRQTQLRAVCDFIAETKDQRTYPPILCGDMNADPVSDEIRMLTGFAAAAVPKLVFFDSWAAAGDGGPGNTWSRANPFTALDADPRDGRIDYVLVGYPFDQAAGEPVACRVAGDEPAVGVYPSDHFGVVAELRY; from the coding sequence GTGACCGCAGGATGGGAGCCGCCGCCGCGCATCGAGACGCGCCTGCGCGTGATGACGTGGAACCTTTGGTGGCGCTTCGGCCCGTGGGAGGCGCGCCAGCCGGCCATCCTCGAGACGCTGCGCCAGGTCGATCCTGACATCGTGTGTCTCCAGGAGGTGTGGGAGACCCGCGACGGTGAGAGTCAGGCCGCGACACTCGCCGACGCGCTCGGCCTGCACCACGTCTACGCCGCTGGGCTCGGGCTCGACCTCGCACCCGAGAGCGTCGGTAACGCGATCCTGTCGCGTTGGCCGATCGAGGAAACGGAGTCACGCCCGTTGCCGGCACCTGCCGACCTGAACGAGCTGCGCGTCGTGCTGCGCGCCGACGTCGACGGACCCCGCGGCCCGATCGAGGTGTTCTGCACGCACCTCAACTGGCGTCTCGATCAGAGCCACGTGCGCCAGACGCAGCTTCGTGCCGTGTGCGACTTCATCGCCGAGACCAAGGATCAGCGCACATACCCCCCGATCCTGTGCGGCGACATGAACGCTGATCCCGTGTCCGATGAGATTCGGATGCTCACCGGGTTCGCGGCTGCAGCCGTGCCCAAGCTCGTGTTCTTCGACTCGTGGGCCGCCGCCGGCGACGGTGGACCCGGGAACACGTGGTCACGTGCCAACCCGTTCACCGCGCTCGACGCGGATCCGAGGGACGGGCGCATCGACTACGTGCTCGTCGGGTATCCGTTCGACCAGGCCGCAGGCGAGCCCGTGGCGTGTCGAGTTGCCGGCGACGAGCCCGCCGTCGGTGTCTACCCATCGGACCATTTCGGGGTCGTCGCCGAGCTGCGGTACTAA
- a CDS encoding cytochrome P450 — protein sequence MALDVNVLDGRFYAGDPYPTYRRLRDEAPAYWDPVSRVWGISRYDDIVAIEKDPRRYTSSHGSRPRIIGDVSMINNDDPLHQNKRRLVARRFTPRSVKQHEDHVRGVVTDLLDAWIGAGGGDVITALAAPLPARVICEMLGFPPSLADKCREWSEVTMLQGGRYNLDGSDPEATPEVMSAVLEFAGAALEVLAARRADPQDDLISVWAHEEVEFPDGTKRPMNDDEIVHEALLLLDGGAETTRTVIGTMCLELIRNPEQHAALVADPGILGATGVEEFIRWVTPILNMRRTATEDHEIHDQALRAGDELVLMYSSANRDERVFHDPDTLDVTREHNHHVAFGFGTHFCLGASLARLEIRVLFEELVQRVPEMRLAAGAEPKKIPSAFACAYDAIPIEVL from the coding sequence GTGGCGTTGGACGTGAACGTGCTCGACGGGCGGTTCTACGCCGGTGACCCGTATCCCACGTACCGGCGCTTGCGCGACGAGGCGCCCGCGTACTGGGACCCCGTCAGTCGCGTCTGGGGCATCAGCCGCTACGACGACATCGTCGCGATCGAGAAGGACCCCCGTCGCTACACCTCTTCGCACGGGTCCCGCCCGCGCATCATCGGGGACGTCTCGATGATCAACAACGACGACCCCCTCCACCAGAACAAGCGCCGGCTCGTCGCGCGTCGCTTCACGCCCCGCTCGGTCAAGCAGCACGAGGATCACGTGCGCGGCGTCGTCACCGACCTGCTCGACGCGTGGATCGGTGCTGGCGGCGGTGACGTGATCACCGCGCTCGCGGCGCCACTGCCGGCACGAGTGATCTGCGAGATGCTCGGCTTCCCTCCGTCACTCGCCGACAAGTGCCGCGAGTGGTCCGAGGTCACGATGCTCCAGGGGGGCCGCTACAACCTCGACGGCAGCGACCCGGAAGCGACGCCCGAGGTCATGAGCGCGGTGCTCGAGTTCGCGGGTGCCGCGCTCGAAGTGCTGGCAGCACGCCGCGCTGACCCGCAGGACGACCTCATCTCGGTATGGGCGCACGAAGAGGTCGAGTTCCCCGACGGCACCAAGCGCCCGATGAACGACGACGAGATCGTGCACGAAGCGCTCTTGTTGCTCGACGGCGGCGCCGAGACGACCCGCACGGTGATCGGCACCATGTGCCTCGAGCTCATCCGCAACCCCGAGCAGCACGCCGCTCTCGTCGCGGACCCCGGCATCCTCGGAGCCACCGGCGTCGAGGAGTTCATCCGCTGGGTCACACCGATCCTCAACATGCGTCGCACCGCAACCGAGGACCACGAGATCCACGATCAGGCGCTGCGCGCCGGTGACGAGCTCGTGCTCATGTACTCGTCAGCCAACCGCGACGAGCGCGTCTTCCACGATCCCGACACCCTCGACGTCACCCGCGAGCACAACCATCACGTCGCCTTCGGGTTCGGCACGCACTTCTGCCTCGGCGCGTCGCTCGCTCGCCTCGAGATCCGCGTGCTGTTCGAGGAGCTCGTGCAGCGGGTTCCGGAGATGCGGCTCGCCGCCGGAGCCGAGCCGAAGAAGATCCCGAGCGCCTTCGCGTGCGCCTACGACGCCATTCCGATCGAGGTGCTGTGA
- a CDS encoding class I SAM-dependent methyltransferase produces MRAVLGGEKAHRPPEEDAEYNAHVAAVGWPIEPDERLSIGGERFLFTHTNTTSSLAVDEKEFFVYKRPSLIQAYRKLGKEGGYKTVVELGILNGGSTAFLFQLLEPEILVAFDVVHTPVPALERFVDEHELQGRLRPYYGVDQADTGQLLRLVDEATGGKPLDLVVDDASHSYAPTRASFNALFPRLRDGGVFVIEDWAWAHVPGEHFQRHGGPFPGEPALTNLIVEIMLLQGTRPDLVPQVEVRRNMVQIVRGRGDLPVPMDMATLILNRGNPFHPSV; encoded by the coding sequence GTGCGGGCCGTGCTCGGCGGCGAGAAGGCCCACCGTCCACCCGAGGAAGATGCCGAGTACAACGCTCACGTTGCCGCCGTAGGTTGGCCGATCGAGCCGGACGAGCGCCTCTCGATTGGCGGTGAGAGGTTTCTCTTCACGCACACGAACACGACCAGCAGCCTCGCGGTAGACGAGAAAGAATTCTTTGTGTACAAGCGGCCGAGCCTGATCCAGGCATATCGGAAGCTCGGTAAGGAGGGTGGGTACAAGACGGTCGTCGAGCTCGGAATCCTGAATGGAGGGAGTACGGCGTTCCTCTTCCAGCTGTTGGAGCCGGAGATCCTTGTCGCCTTCGATGTCGTCCACACTCCGGTGCCCGCCCTCGAGCGTTTCGTCGACGAGCACGAGCTCCAGGGAAGACTTCGCCCCTACTACGGCGTCGACCAAGCTGACACCGGGCAACTCTTACGGCTGGTCGACGAGGCAACTGGTGGCAAGCCGCTCGATCTGGTTGTTGACGATGCGTCGCATTCGTACGCTCCGACCCGCGCGAGCTTCAACGCACTGTTCCCACGTCTCCGCGACGGTGGCGTCTTTGTCATCGAGGACTGGGCCTGGGCACACGTTCCCGGAGAGCACTTCCAGCGTCACGGCGGCCCGTTCCCTGGCGAGCCGGCCCTGACGAACTTGATCGTCGAGATCATGTTGTTGCAAGGCACGCGCCCAGACCTCGTGCCGCAGGTCGAAGTCCGGCGCAACATGGTCCAGATCGTGCGTGGTCGCGGCGACCTTCCGGTCCCGATGGACATGGCGACCCTCATCCTGAATCGCGGCAACCCGTTCCACCCGAGTGTCTAG
- a CDS encoding cytochrome P450: MVQTPTTDLSVDEIDFGNMEIWHRTDWDGMYAKLRHERPVSWHSEPEIEGLGAPGPGFWSLTRYDHIQHASRRPDVFLSGKGTNIPDFPPEVYEFLGSMINMDPPRHTRFRLLVNRGFTPHQVAALEQSVHGRARAIVDAVCEKGECDFVDEIASALPLQIICDMMGIPASEYRSVFDKTNVVLGASDPDYGGLITDAFAAAYELWTYAQELRADRVKSPRDDITTKIALAEVDGESLTPEEFGSFFVLLVVAGNETTRNAISFGMKALTDFPEQRQIWLDDFDGVADTAVEGIIRWSTPVIHFRRTCAAINVEIGGQAIKEGEKVVLWYNSANRDEEVFDDPYAFNVRRDPNEHLGFGGGGPHFCLGAHLARREIRVMFDELLHRLPDIEVSGEPALLFSNFIHGIKRMPVRFTRTRPSK; encoded by the coding sequence GTGGTCCAGACGCCGACGACTGATCTGTCCGTCGACGAGATCGACTTCGGGAACATGGAGATCTGGCACCGGACCGATTGGGACGGGATGTACGCCAAGCTCCGCCACGAGCGTCCGGTCTCGTGGCACTCCGAGCCTGAGATCGAGGGGTTGGGCGCACCAGGCCCTGGCTTCTGGTCGCTCACCCGCTATGACCACATCCAGCACGCGAGCCGCCGCCCCGACGTCTTCCTCTCGGGGAAGGGCACGAACATCCCCGACTTCCCACCCGAGGTCTACGAGTTCCTCGGCTCGATGATCAACATGGACCCGCCGCGGCACACACGCTTCCGCCTCCTCGTGAACCGCGGCTTCACGCCGCATCAGGTCGCGGCGCTCGAGCAGAGCGTGCACGGCCGCGCTCGGGCGATCGTCGATGCGGTCTGCGAAAAGGGTGAGTGCGACTTCGTCGACGAGATCGCATCGGCACTGCCGCTCCAGATCATCTGCGACATGATGGGAATCCCGGCGTCGGAGTACCGATCCGTCTTCGACAAGACGAACGTGGTGCTCGGCGCGAGCGACCCCGACTATGGCGGCCTGATCACCGACGCGTTCGCCGCCGCGTACGAGCTCTGGACGTATGCCCAGGAGCTGCGCGCTGATCGCGTCAAAAGTCCCCGTGACGACATCACCACGAAGATTGCGTTGGCCGAGGTGGACGGGGAGAGCCTGACGCCGGAGGAGTTCGGGTCGTTCTTCGTGCTCCTTGTGGTGGCGGGCAACGAGACCACGCGCAACGCCATCAGCTTCGGGATGAAGGCGCTCACCGACTTCCCCGAGCAACGACAGATCTGGCTCGATGACTTCGATGGAGTCGCGGACACGGCCGTCGAGGGGATCATCCGGTGGTCCACGCCGGTGATCCACTTCCGCCGCACGTGCGCGGCCATCAACGTCGAGATCGGCGGTCAGGCCATCAAGGAAGGCGAGAAGGTCGTCCTCTGGTACAACTCGGCCAACCGCGACGAGGAAGTGTTCGACGACCCCTACGCGTTCAACGTGCGCCGGGACCCCAACGAGCACCTCGGCTTCGGCGGCGGCGGCCCGCACTTCTGCCTCGGTGCCCACCTCGCCCGTCGTGAGATCCGGGTGATGTTCGACGAGCTGCTCCACCGCCTCCCCGACATCGAGGTGAGCGGGGAGCCCGCATTGCTCTTCTCGAACTTCATCCACGGCATCAAACGCATGCCGGTTCGGTTCACGCGAACTCGTCCCTCGAAGTAG
- a CDS encoding acetate--CoA ligase family protein: MAQARQDLDQFFHPDGVAILGRVDRDGDARALLDEYRSRYGTDRVYLVNPKGGSIGDVPVYESVVDIPDPVGLAIISVGPRFCIDAIEECGRKGIPYALIFTAGFSEVGPEGAALEDRLASVAREHGIRVFGPNTNTNAFERMPEIAGLRGGKIGLLTQSGHNGRPVVQGAHFGVGFSRWVPTGNEVDLEVADFLEYFAYDDETAVIAGYFEGFKNPTALRRALDAANANGKPVVALKIGSTAAGRRMASSHTGHLTGADAVVDGLFAQHGVTRVRDLDELLETAALFAKLPPGTGPNVCLYSVSGGSGTLMAEIAETAGVPAPLLSSETQTRLHELIPDYLTVANPVDNGGQFLGGPQEHRLRALELIAADLAVDVIVVGITGALASMTDNFGADLLVFAPTAAKPVVVTWNSPKTDEQGFRDIVASGLPLFRSFRNCFAALRAYADYQQRANGFRVRVPIEPRAEERAAASSALSGDGTLDSASARSLLEAFDLPLVREALVTSASDLGAAAERIGWPVVMKLVSPDVPHKSDVGLVRLDVSSVDAATGAYEELVERSRSLDDSARVDGVVVQQQVSDGVEMIVGATHDPVLGPAVLVGTGGIFAEVLDDVAVRPLPLDADDAREMVHSLRGHALLAGARGRPPVDEESLVRVIVAVARLCAAAEGRLSELDLNPVLVSATGAIVVDWLAIAGEAERPVHP; this comes from the coding sequence GTGGCTCAGGCTCGCCAAGACCTCGACCAGTTCTTTCACCCCGACGGTGTCGCCATCCTCGGTCGAGTCGACCGCGACGGCGACGCCCGCGCGTTGCTCGACGAGTACCGATCACGGTACGGCACCGATCGCGTGTACCTCGTCAACCCGAAGGGCGGGTCGATCGGTGATGTCCCGGTCTACGAGAGCGTCGTCGACATCCCCGATCCGGTCGGGCTCGCGATCATCAGTGTGGGCCCGCGCTTCTGCATCGACGCGATCGAGGAATGTGGACGCAAGGGCATCCCATACGCCCTGATCTTCACCGCCGGGTTCAGCGAGGTTGGCCCCGAGGGCGCGGCGCTCGAGGATCGCCTCGCGTCGGTGGCGCGGGAGCACGGCATTCGGGTGTTCGGACCGAACACGAACACGAATGCCTTCGAGCGGATGCCCGAGATCGCAGGGCTGCGCGGCGGCAAGATCGGCCTGCTGACCCAGAGCGGTCACAACGGTCGTCCGGTGGTGCAGGGGGCCCACTTCGGCGTCGGCTTCTCTCGCTGGGTGCCGACCGGCAACGAGGTCGACCTCGAGGTCGCCGACTTTCTCGAGTACTTCGCGTATGACGACGAGACGGCGGTCATCGCGGGCTACTTCGAGGGCTTCAAGAACCCAACCGCGCTCCGACGCGCGCTCGACGCGGCGAACGCCAACGGCAAGCCCGTCGTCGCGCTGAAGATCGGCTCGACCGCGGCGGGCAGGCGCATGGCGAGCTCGCACACCGGTCACTTGACTGGCGCCGACGCCGTGGTGGACGGGCTGTTCGCGCAGCACGGCGTCACGCGGGTGCGCGACCTCGACGAGCTGCTCGAGACCGCGGCCCTGTTCGCAAAGCTCCCGCCAGGGACCGGGCCGAACGTCTGCCTGTATTCGGTCTCTGGCGGATCCGGCACGCTGATGGCCGAGATCGCCGAGACGGCGGGGGTGCCGGCGCCGTTGCTCTCGAGCGAGACGCAGACGCGTCTCCACGAGCTCATCCCTGACTACCTCACCGTGGCCAACCCGGTGGACAACGGCGGCCAGTTCCTCGGCGGACCACAGGAGCACCGCCTACGCGCGCTCGAATTGATCGCAGCGGATCTGGCGGTGGACGTGATCGTGGTCGGAATCACCGGCGCGCTCGCATCGATGACCGACAACTTCGGCGCAGACTTGCTTGTCTTCGCGCCGACGGCCGCGAAGCCTGTCGTAGTGACATGGAACTCTCCCAAGACGGACGAGCAGGGGTTCCGCGACATCGTGGCGTCCGGGCTCCCGTTGTTTCGGTCGTTCCGTAACTGCTTCGCGGCGCTGCGGGCCTACGCCGACTACCAGCAGAGGGCAAACGGGTTCCGGGTGCGCGTGCCGATCGAGCCCAGGGCGGAAGAGCGGGCCGCCGCCAGCAGCGCGTTGTCTGGTGACGGGACGCTGGACTCAGCTTCCGCGCGTTCGCTGCTCGAGGCGTTCGACCTGCCACTCGTGCGCGAGGCGCTCGTCACGTCCGCCTCCGACTTGGGTGCTGCGGCAGAGCGCATCGGTTGGCCGGTGGTGATGAAGCTGGTGTCGCCCGACGTTCCGCACAAGTCCGACGTCGGGCTCGTGCGCCTCGACGTGAGCTCCGTCGATGCAGCGACCGGCGCCTACGAGGAGCTCGTCGAGCGTTCCCGCAGCCTCGACGACTCAGCGCGCGTGGACGGCGTCGTCGTGCAGCAGCAGGTGTCGGACGGCGTCGAGATGATCGTGGGTGCGACCCACGATCCCGTGCTCGGGCCGGCCGTCCTGGTGGGCACAGGCGGGATCTTCGCCGAGGTCCTCGATGACGTAGCCGTTCGCCCCTTGCCACTCGACGCCGACGATGCACGCGAGATGGTGCACAGCTTGCGCGGGCACGCGTTGCTGGCGGGCGCGCGCGGCCGGCCACCCGTTGACGAGGAGTCGTTGGTGCGGGTGATCGTGGCCGTGGCGCGGCTGTGCGCGGCGGCTGAGGGGCGGTTGAGCGAGCTCGATCTCAATCCCGTGCTGGTCAGCGCGACGGGCGCGATAGTTGTCGACTGGCTGGCCATCGCCGGTGAGGCTGAGCGTCCGGTGCATCCGTAG
- a CDS encoding acyl-CoA dehydrogenase family protein: MQLHYDEATERFRAELDDWLDEHLPPPEEKRERPQSSAHIPEWARRWQRSLFDAGWLVPGWPPELGGRNATPVQQMVYFEELARRQIWRSYNIQGVSIFAPSVVDFGTEEQKQQWALPVLRAERTTCLGMSEPGAGSDLAGLSTRAELRDDTFVINGQKVWTSGAHHADFCICFVRTDPSAPKHRGISVLLLEMSTPGITVRPLPSLVNRTSWVDFNEVFFDDVEVPRENLLGELNDGWRVANASLGHERGMLWVWESARLDRALELAVDEARRTDHNDRRLGERVDVRDALANAYVDALALRCLGYRGFAKFAHGETAPEHVILKLFGSEANQRLFLGFAEGLGAPALDVETPDDALRMDDGWPWVNRYLASFGTTISGGTSEIQRNIIAERILGLPR, translated from the coding sequence GTGCAGCTCCACTACGACGAGGCGACCGAGCGGTTTCGCGCGGAGCTCGACGACTGGCTCGACGAGCATCTGCCGCCGCCCGAGGAGAAGCGCGAACGTCCACAGTCGAGCGCGCACATCCCCGAGTGGGCGCGGCGCTGGCAACGGTCGTTGTTCGACGCGGGGTGGCTCGTGCCGGGCTGGCCCCCTGAGCTCGGGGGACGCAACGCGACCCCGGTGCAGCAGATGGTGTACTTCGAAGAGCTGGCGCGGCGACAGATCTGGCGGTCGTACAACATCCAGGGCGTGTCCATCTTCGCCCCGTCGGTGGTCGACTTCGGCACCGAGGAGCAGAAGCAACAGTGGGCTCTCCCCGTACTCCGTGCAGAGCGCACCACGTGCCTGGGCATGAGCGAGCCGGGCGCGGGCAGTGACCTCGCCGGTCTCTCGACGCGCGCGGAGCTGCGCGACGACACCTTCGTCATCAACGGCCAGAAAGTGTGGACGTCTGGTGCGCACCACGCCGACTTCTGCATCTGCTTCGTGCGCACCGACCCGTCGGCACCGAAGCACCGGGGGATCAGCGTGCTGTTGCTCGAGATGAGCACCCCCGGCATCACGGTCCGCCCGCTCCCGAGCCTGGTGAACCGGACGTCATGGGTGGACTTCAACGAGGTGTTCTTCGACGACGTGGAGGTTCCGCGCGAGAACCTGCTCGGCGAGCTGAACGACGGGTGGCGGGTGGCCAACGCATCGCTCGGCCACGAGCGCGGCATGCTCTGGGTCTGGGAGTCTGCCCGCCTCGACCGGGCACTCGAGCTCGCAGTCGACGAAGCCCGCCGAACGGACCACAACGATCGTCGGTTGGGCGAGCGGGTCGATGTGCGCGACGCGTTGGCCAACGCGTATGTCGACGCGCTGGCCTTGCGGTGCCTCGGCTACCGCGGCTTCGCGAAGTTCGCGCATGGCGAGACCGCGCCGGAGCACGTGATCTTGAAGCTGTTCGGCTCGGAAGCGAATCAGAGGCTCTTCCTGGGCTTTGCCGAAGGTCTCGGTGCGCCGGCGCTCGACGTCGAGACGCCGGACGACGCACTCCGCATGGACGACGGCTGGCCGTGGGTGAACCGGTACCTCGCCTCGTTCGGCACCACGATCTCGGGAGGCACGTCGGAGATCCAGCGCAACATCATCGCCGAGCGCATCCTCGGGCTCCCGCGCTAG